In a single window of the Halobacteriovorax sp. DA5 genome:
- a CDS encoding glyoxalase/bleomycin resistance/dioxygenase family protein: MKLGHIVLFSSNAHLTSTFLSEVFDLEVEGASDSVVVFNDELRFLVVERPKLAQVGNNIVFDFVVDNYDELIELQKKVEFVNYRLESSGENLNILSNEKIPEILVHEGVQFFFITDPDNRRWKVTLIESN; this comes from the coding sequence ATGAAATTAGGTCACATCGTTTTATTTAGCTCAAATGCTCATTTAACTTCCACTTTTTTAAGTGAAGTTTTTGATCTTGAAGTTGAAGGAGCGTCTGACTCAGTTGTTGTCTTTAACGATGAGTTACGATTTCTCGTGGTTGAACGTCCTAAACTTGCCCAAGTTGGTAATAATATCGTTTTTGATTTTGTTGTTGATAATTACGATGAGTTAATTGAGCTACAAAAGAAGGTTGAGTTTGTAAACTATCGACTAGAAAGCTCTGGTGAAAACCTTAATATTCTCTCTAATGAAAAGATACCTGAAATACTTGTGCATGAAGGTGTGCAATTCTTCTTTATAACTGATCCAGACAATCGTCGTTGGAAAGTTACCTTAATTGAGTCCAATTAA
- a CDS encoding S8 family peptidase: protein MRLLVLALAAFSAANISADFIIKYKDGSVEKSKINPSSQFSSFALSDDVEYVEEDLRLFANGGEYNDTYYPSQWHFTNYLDNTFYHAREYATSETDTRVNVAVIDTGITDHFDLNTNVVGGYDFISDSDNSRDGDGRDANPNDEGDYGSATTACNSGTNASTWHGTHVAGIIGASSNNSYGVVGAAKNVNLVPLRVLGACGGLTSDIADALRWAAGGSVSGVPANPYPARVVNMSLGARGSCSRYMQESIDFARSKGVVVVVATGNSNADASFYTPSNCRGVLRVGAVATTRARSSYSNYGRIVDIAAPGDSILSTVNSGQSTQGTAVFSRMNGTSMAAGFISATAAMIFQANPSLYPDQVRDIITRTAVDYYCDRSSCAKGAVDAYEAVSLAFSTTPNASFRYNDPVLVGGTAALNDSYSSGKSGGGACGTIEDVNNSGSGGNMLAGLLLIMAIVVAHRIKLMRP, encoded by the coding sequence ATGCGACTTTTAGTACTTGCTTTGGCCGCCTTCAGTGCGGCCAATATTTCGGCCGATTTTATCATTAAATACAAAGATGGAAGTGTCGAAAAATCAAAAATTAATCCAAGCTCACAATTTTCTTCATTCGCTTTAAGTGACGACGTTGAATACGTGGAAGAAGATTTAAGGCTCTTTGCTAATGGTGGTGAGTACAACGACACTTACTATCCTAGTCAGTGGCACTTCACAAATTACCTCGACAATACTTTCTATCATGCACGAGAGTATGCAACTTCTGAAACAGATACGAGAGTTAATGTAGCAGTTATTGATACGGGGATAACAGACCATTTTGATCTAAATACAAATGTGGTAGGTGGTTATGATTTTATATCCGACTCTGATAATTCAAGAGATGGAGATGGCCGTGATGCAAATCCAAATGATGAAGGGGATTATGGCTCTGCTACTACTGCATGTAATTCTGGAACAAATGCATCAACGTGGCACGGTACACACGTAGCAGGAATTATTGGAGCAAGCTCTAATAATAGTTATGGTGTCGTTGGGGCCGCCAAAAACGTTAATTTAGTGCCACTTCGAGTTTTAGGAGCATGTGGTGGTCTTACTTCAGATATTGCTGATGCTCTGAGATGGGCCGCTGGCGGTAGTGTTTCCGGAGTCCCGGCCAATCCTTATCCTGCCCGTGTTGTAAATATGTCTTTAGGTGCACGTGGTAGTTGTAGTCGTTACATGCAAGAATCAATTGATTTTGCGCGCTCTAAAGGTGTTGTTGTTGTGGTTGCAACTGGAAATTCAAATGCAGACGCTTCTTTTTATACACCATCAAATTGCCGTGGAGTTTTAAGAGTTGGTGCCGTTGCAACAACACGTGCTCGCTCTTCCTATTCAAATTATGGCCGTATTGTCGATATTGCTGCTCCAGGGGATAGTATTTTATCGACTGTTAACAGTGGACAATCAACACAAGGAACAGCTGTCTTTTCAAGAATGAATGGAACTTCAATGGCCGCTGGCTTTATATCAGCAACTGCCGCAATGATCTTTCAAGCAAATCCTTCTTTATATCCAGATCAGGTTAGAGATATCATCACAAGAACAGCTGTTGATTATTATTGCGATCGCAGCTCTTGTGCAAAAGGTGCTGTCGATGCATACGAGGCAGTATCTCTAGCATTTTCGACAACTCCTAATGCAAGTTTCCGTTATAACGATCCCGTTCTAGTAGGTGGAACAGCTGCTTTAAACGATAGCTATAGTAGTGGTAAAAGTGGTGGAGGAGCCTGCGGAACGATTGAAGATGTTAATAATAGTGGCAGCGGTGGAAATATGCTAGCTGGACTTCTTTTGATTATGGCAATTGTCGTAGCTCATCGTATTAAACTTATGAGGCCTTAA
- the tilS gene encoding tRNA lysidine(34) synthetase TilS → MNLKPKQKKSHSLEAKMISHFKKFNVDMGLDLSRPMAVACSGGVDSMVLAHLLVQAGAKKLRLLHIDHGTRKEIEDEVELISSFANRHGLEFKTYKVEHLSLKTRNFESIARQKRYQLLLSNLAAGELLLTGHHLDDCFEWSLMQQFKSSAKQIDLGMPYRNGYIYRPLFAFSKKQILMYAKLARLEWLEDASNKDLRYERNFIRSLVANQIAPRFPGHLKHYCNRMNKLKMIKKELSRAQDFKVIQRQWGIVISYNGEISEGIEQAILSQSHSSKGRTHSQFDKLRSLVKSSSIGPLSFSGGLRVFNFKNHLAVVKKGHKINFSINHSQIPEGVPFLSNNTNTKHSLKICPIADRDGNLNKFFSEISLPVHYSWRKSGKVLVWL, encoded by the coding sequence ATGAATCTAAAACCTAAACAAAAAAAATCACATTCGCTTGAAGCTAAGATGATTTCTCATTTTAAGAAATTCAACGTTGATATGGGCCTTGATCTATCTCGACCTATGGCCGTTGCCTGTAGTGGTGGCGTTGATTCTATGGTTTTAGCGCATCTACTGGTTCAAGCAGGGGCCAAGAAACTTAGACTTCTACATATTGATCATGGCACAAGAAAAGAGATTGAAGACGAAGTTGAGCTGATATCAAGTTTTGCTAACAGACATGGCCTCGAATTTAAGACATATAAGGTTGAACACTTATCTTTAAAGACAAGGAATTTCGAATCTATTGCACGCCAAAAAAGGTATCAACTATTATTGTCCAATCTAGCAGCGGGAGAGTTACTTCTTACTGGTCATCATCTTGATGACTGCTTTGAATGGTCACTTATGCAGCAGTTTAAATCTTCGGCAAAGCAGATTGATTTAGGTATGCCGTATCGTAATGGCTATATTTATAGGCCACTTTTTGCATTCTCTAAGAAACAGATTCTCATGTATGCTAAATTGGCCAGGCTAGAGTGGCTTGAAGATGCCTCTAATAAAGACCTACGCTACGAACGCAACTTTATAAGAAGTCTTGTTGCAAATCAGATTGCTCCACGCTTTCCTGGACACCTTAAACACTATTGTAATCGCATGAATAAGCTGAAAATGATTAAAAAAGAGCTTAGTCGTGCACAAGACTTCAAGGTTATTCAGCGTCAGTGGGGGATCGTGATTTCATATAATGGTGAAATTAGTGAGGGCATTGAGCAGGCAATTCTTTCACAATCTCATTCATCAAAAGGGCGAACTCATTCACAGTTTGATAAGCTACGCTCTCTTGTAAAGTCTTCGAGTATTGGGCCATTAAGCTTTAGCGGTGGGCTACGAGTATTTAATTTTAAAAATCATTTGGCCGTGGTCAAGAAAGGTCATAAGATTAATTTTAGCATTAATCATTCGCAGATTCCTGAAGGCGTTCCATTTCTATCAAATAACACTAATACTAAGCATTCGCTTAAGATTTGTCCGATAGCTGATAGGGATGGGAACCTAAACAAGTTCTTTTCTGAAATTAGTCTTCCAGTTCATTATTCATGGCGTAAAAGCGGTAAAGTTTTAGTTTGGCTTTAA
- a CDS encoding D-glycerate dehydrogenase: MRHLTIFATDVIKGPLFQDLKEQGHTVKIWDRLKHGTITQDDIVENAKECDVIISMLSNKFDAQTLEKLPKLKLISQYAVGFNNIDIDYCRKNNIAVTNTPNVLTKATAELAMALMLCSARKIEAARQNVINKEWQTWEPAGFIGKSLFDLKHGIIGAGRIGTQFAKMCKGAFNQEILYTGPSKKDQIENECNATYVDLQTLLKESDIISIHCPYSQSTHELLGHDAFKLMKKDLILINTARGEIINENAMYDFFKNNEEAQAGLDVVCNEPLSSNSPLRELSNIFILPHIGSANDVARSDMAKLIFDNIQSFANNEDLKTSV; this comes from the coding sequence ATGCGTCATTTAACGATATTTGCGACAGATGTCATCAAAGGTCCCCTATTCCAAGATTTAAAAGAACAAGGCCATACAGTTAAAATTTGGGATCGTTTAAAACATGGAACAATCACTCAAGATGACATAGTCGAAAATGCAAAGGAATGTGATGTTATTATCTCAATGCTGAGCAATAAATTTGATGCACAAACTTTAGAAAAACTTCCAAAACTTAAACTCATCTCTCAATATGCAGTTGGTTTTAATAATATAGATATTGATTACTGTAGAAAAAATAATATTGCTGTCACAAACACGCCCAATGTTCTCACAAAGGCCACGGCAGAGCTTGCGATGGCACTGATGCTTTGTAGTGCACGAAAAATTGAAGCAGCAAGACAAAATGTAATTAATAAAGAATGGCAAACATGGGAGCCAGCAGGCTTTATTGGAAAATCTTTATTTGATTTAAAACATGGAATTATTGGTGCAGGAAGAATCGGGACTCAATTTGCAAAAATGTGTAAGGGCGCATTTAACCAAGAGATTCTCTACACTGGCCCAAGCAAGAAAGATCAAATTGAAAATGAGTGCAATGCAACTTATGTTGATCTTCAAACACTTTTAAAAGAAAGTGATATCATCTCTATTCATTGTCCATATAGTCAGTCAACACATGAGCTTTTAGGTCACGATGCCTTTAAATTAATGAAGAAAGATTTAATTCTAATTAATACGGCAAGAGGTGAAATTATAAATGAAAATGCAATGTATGACTTCTTTAAAAATAATGAAGAAGCACAGGCAGGTCTTGACGTTGTTTGTAACGAGCCACTAAGTAGTAACTCTCCTTTAAGAGAACTATCCAATATCTTCATTCTTCCACATATTGGTTCAGCAAATGATGTTGCACGTTCTGATATGGCCAAGCTCATTTTTGATAATATTCAAAGCTTTGCAAATAACGAAGATTTAAAAACAAGTGTTTAA
- the ftsH gene encoding ATP-dependent zinc metalloprotease FtsH, whose amino-acid sequence MKGQNKTLLLWIILILMFAAIAKISSESRQAYKPVTYPDFVSAIKGKHVDKVVLKGKDKILGKFKDGYENGAWFEATGTTGAETFKILETHGIYPEYEAEEKQNVITTFLLHWGPMIFLFLIVIFFLRQLQSGGGKAMSFGKSKARMLSPHDKKVTFSDVSGVEEAKEELEEVVDFLKDPKKYTNLGGKIPKGVILVGPPGTGKTLLARAVAGEAGVPFFSISGSDFVEMFVGVGASRVRDLFEQGKKNAPCIIFIDEIDAVGRHRGHGMGGGHDEREQTLNQLLVEMDGFESNEGVILIAATNRIDVLDKALLRPGRFDRRVTVGPPDVRGRLGILKVHTKKTPLDTAVDLEVIAKGTPGFTGADLANLVNEAALFAARYGKKVLQMIDFEQAKDKVLMGPERKSMVLSDLEKKVTAYHEAGHTLVGMNLPKTDPIHKVSIMPRGGALGVTQTLPNEDMHNLTLEKAENFIAFLMGGRVAEEIVFNEISNGASNDIERATQLASSMVCSWGMSSKMGPRNFHQPGNSPFGSTAPSEGVGYSEETAREIDTEITRFLDENYKVAKKILTDHRDALDRIAEGLIVWETLDSKQIQSLIDGEDIGVPLVEEVNNQQAPSQKAAGESTISKPIDDPKLA is encoded by the coding sequence ATGAAAGGACAAAACAAAACACTCCTCCTATGGATTATCTTAATCCTTATGTTTGCGGCCATCGCTAAAATTTCTTCTGAAAGCCGCCAGGCATACAAGCCTGTGACATACCCGGACTTTGTTAGTGCAATTAAAGGCAAACATGTTGATAAAGTTGTTCTAAAGGGTAAGGACAAGATCTTAGGAAAGTTTAAGGACGGCTATGAGAATGGAGCTTGGTTTGAAGCGACAGGAACGACAGGTGCCGAAACTTTTAAAATTTTAGAAACTCACGGAATCTATCCAGAGTACGAAGCGGAAGAGAAACAAAACGTTATCACAACTTTCTTGCTGCACTGGGGACCGATGATTTTCCTATTCCTCATTGTTATTTTCTTCCTTCGCCAACTTCAATCAGGTGGTGGCAAGGCAATGAGTTTTGGAAAGTCTAAAGCACGTATGCTTTCTCCACACGATAAGAAAGTTACATTTTCTGATGTATCAGGTGTAGAAGAAGCAAAAGAAGAACTAGAAGAGGTTGTAGACTTTCTTAAGGATCCAAAGAAATACACTAATCTTGGTGGTAAGATCCCTAAAGGTGTAATTCTTGTAGGTCCTCCTGGTACAGGTAAAACTCTTCTTGCAAGAGCTGTTGCTGGTGAAGCAGGTGTTCCATTCTTTTCTATTTCAGGTTCAGACTTCGTTGAAATGTTTGTCGGTGTTGGTGCATCTCGTGTACGTGACCTATTTGAACAAGGTAAGAAGAATGCTCCTTGTATTATCTTCATTGATGAGATCGATGCTGTTGGACGCCACCGTGGACACGGTATGGGTGGTGGACACGATGAGCGTGAACAAACACTAAACCAACTTCTTGTTGAAATGGATGGTTTTGAATCAAATGAAGGTGTTATTCTTATTGCGGCAACAAACAGAATTGACGTACTTGATAAGGCCCTTCTTAGACCTGGTCGTTTTGATAGACGTGTAACTGTTGGACCTCCAGATGTTCGCGGACGTCTTGGAATCCTAAAGGTTCATACAAAGAAAACTCCACTTGATACAGCTGTTGATCTTGAGGTAATTGCAAAGGGGACTCCTGGATTCACAGGTGCAGACCTTGCAAACCTTGTTAACGAAGCTGCTCTATTTGCTGCTCGTTACGGTAAGAAGGTTCTTCAAATGATCGATTTCGAACAAGCAAAAGATAAGGTTCTAATGGGGCCTGAAAGAAAGTCGATGGTACTTTCTGATCTAGAAAAGAAAGTAACTGCATACCACGAAGCAGGACACACTCTTGTTGGTATGAATCTTCCAAAGACTGATCCTATCCATAAGGTTTCTATTATGCCTCGTGGAGGAGCTTTAGGTGTGACGCAAACTCTTCCAAACGAAGACATGCACAACTTAACACTAGAGAAAGCTGAAAACTTCATTGCTTTCCTAATGGGTGGACGCGTTGCTGAAGAAATCGTTTTTAACGAAATCTCAAATGGTGCTTCAAATGATATCGAAAGAGCAACTCAACTTGCTTCTAGTATGGTTTGTTCATGGGGGATGAGTTCTAAAATGGGACCTCGTAACTTCCATCAACCAGGTAATTCTCCATTTGGTTCAACTGCACCAAGTGAAGGTGTAGGGTACTCTGAAGAGACAGCACGTGAAATCGATACAGAAATCACACGTTTCTTAGATGAGAACTATAAAGTTGCTAAAAAGATTTTAACTGATCACCGTGATGCACTTGATAGAATTGCTGAAGGACTAATTGTTTGGGAAACTCTTGATTCAAAACAAATTCAGTCTTTAATCGATGGTGAAGATATTGGTGTTCCTTTAGTTGAAGAGGTTAATAACCAACAAGCACCTTCTCAAAAAGCAGCAGGTGAGTCGACAATTTCTAAACCAATTGACGATCCAAAATTAGCATAA
- a CDS encoding response regulator: MKKHIMVIDDCYETAKLLATSLENTFNSHVRFHTNPFKAIEDIQTIKLNRGEKLYIICDYMMPQMDGIELYDEISLLDKEMSFILVTNENDSQVIEEAARKGIDLFVLKQQGFDVVINQINKIINDENRLGRDIIEVFEISDVVQGYRVVEKDHKHLKLLTKEEIPRNAIIKLDGHSSRAQIYKVDSCKIVDNNIEVECSPVKAS; the protein is encoded by the coding sequence ATGAAAAAGCATATCATGGTTATTGACGACTGCTACGAAACTGCCAAGCTCCTTGCCACTAGCCTCGAGAACACATTTAACTCACATGTTCGTTTTCACACTAATCCATTTAAGGCCATTGAAGATATACAAACAATTAAGCTTAATCGCGGAGAGAAGCTTTATATTATTTGCGACTATATGATGCCACAGATGGATGGAATTGAATTGTACGATGAGATTTCATTACTTGATAAAGAAATGAGTTTTATCTTAGTAACAAATGAAAATGACAGCCAAGTAATAGAGGAGGCCGCACGCAAAGGTATCGATCTCTTTGTACTCAAACAACAAGGCTTTGATGTTGTGATTAACCAGATTAATAAAATAATCAATGATGAAAATAGACTCGGTCGAGATATTATAGAGGTATTTGAAATAAGTGATGTTGTTCAAGGTTATCGTGTCGTTGAAAAAGATCATAAACACTTAAAGCTTTTAACAAAGGAAGAGATTCCAAGGAATGCCATTATTAAATTAGATGGTCACTCTTCGAGAGCTCAAATTTATAAAGTTGATAGCTGTAAAATAGTCGACAATAATATTGAAGTCGAATGCAGTCCCGTTAAGGCCTCATAA
- a CDS encoding response regulator transcription factor, giving the protein MKKILIIDDDQEIRDLLRALLESNYNIVEASNQDEAIATAWQEKPDLILLDILLQNESGFEICSQLKMNDELKDTPIVFISSKNNVNTRVTGYQLGGINFISKPFEPSEVKSIISTTLKSVNNENALEVINYRDIALNIPSQEVKIRGERIHFTSSEFKIIHLLLKNEQNVLAREKILNHIAPDNHKVNDRMIDTYISSIRKKIKNSNFIIRSVYGEGYKIQEVSL; this is encoded by the coding sequence ATGAAAAAAATATTAATAATCGATGACGATCAAGAAATTAGAGACCTGCTTAGGGCGCTACTAGAAAGTAATTATAATATCGTTGAAGCAAGTAATCAGGATGAGGCCATTGCGACGGCCTGGCAAGAAAAGCCAGACCTAATCCTCTTAGATATACTATTACAAAATGAATCTGGATTTGAAATTTGCTCGCAATTAAAAATGAATGATGAACTTAAAGATACACCAATTGTTTTCATTTCTTCAAAGAATAATGTGAATACAAGAGTAACTGGTTATCAACTTGGTGGCATAAACTTTATCAGTAAACCATTTGAGCCTTCAGAAGTTAAAAGCATTATTAGCACAACTCTTAAGTCTGTTAACAATGAGAATGCACTTGAAGTGATTAATTACCGCGACATTGCTCTTAATATCCCATCTCAAGAAGTTAAAATACGTGGAGAAAGAATTCATTTTACATCTTCAGAGTTCAAAATAATTCATCTACTTCTAAAAAATGAGCAAAATGTTTTGGCGAGAGAGAAAATCCTCAATCATATCGCTCCTGATAATCATAAGGTTAACGATCGCATGATTGATACTTATATAAGTTCAATTAGAAAGAAGATCAAAAATTCTAACTTTATCATCAGAAGTGTTTACGGTGAAGGTTACAAAATTCAAGAGGTATCACTGTAG
- a CDS encoding dihydropteroate synthase: MTKISFLGVVNTTPNSFSDGHLNLDQDYQIKQLEKFKNANYGIDIGAESSAPFNDPVSLQEEWARLDSYLFQHLKYLNEFKTISIDTYKPETMRLFLDKYAKKFERIIWNDVSGVIDDKCIKLLKDYPTIEYVLCHTLVPGRDKTLEHMNYLDPKLNADSLKTFFKQAMDKLQSSGIASERIILDPCFGFSKTTDQNLNLLDELHEIQTISKRWLIGISKKSFLRHLISLERPEIRDDKQALLAASEGPHWMYLGQFARDFNEVDDLIFRVHEVGKITKIT; this comes from the coding sequence ATGACTAAAATATCTTTTTTAGGGGTAGTTAACACTACCCCTAATTCATTCTCTGATGGCCACTTAAATCTCGATCAAGACTATCAAATCAAACAATTAGAAAAGTTTAAAAACGCCAATTACGGTATCGATATTGGTGCTGAAAGTAGCGCTCCATTTAATGATCCTGTCTCCTTACAAGAAGAATGGGCCAGGCTTGATTCGTATTTGTTCCAGCACCTTAAGTATCTAAATGAATTTAAAACGATTTCAATTGATACCTATAAGCCTGAAACAATGAGGCTGTTCTTAGACAAGTATGCTAAAAAGTTTGAACGTATTATCTGGAATGATGTTTCTGGTGTTATCGACGATAAATGTATAAAACTTTTAAAGGATTATCCAACGATTGAGTACGTCCTTTGTCACACTCTCGTTCCTGGCCGCGATAAGACTCTTGAGCATATGAATTACTTGGATCCTAAGCTCAATGCTGACTCTCTAAAGACTTTTTTCAAGCAGGCAATGGATAAGCTTCAAAGCTCAGGCATAGCTTCTGAGCGAATCATTTTAGATCCTTGTTTTGGCTTTTCAAAAACCACAGATCAAAATCTAAATCTATTAGATGAATTACATGAGATTCAAACAATATCTAAGCGTTGGCTCATTGGCATTTCCAAGAAGTCTTTCTTGCGTCATCTTATTAGCTTAGAGCGCCCAGAGATTCGAGATGATAAACAGGCCTTACTGGCCGCGAGTGAAGGTCCGCACTGGATGTATCTTGGCCAGTTTGCACGTGATTTCAACGAGGTAGATGATCTTATTTTCCGTGTTCACGAGGTTGGAAAAATTACAAAAATTACGTAA
- a CDS encoding serine protease produces the protein MNKLKVLFSITSLFISFNAFAYLTPSISDLIDNIDKAIYGDLDIVDVNAGTLMHSPVAKINAHSSAIVVNRWSLNEVISGRLFSITGSDFTKNARLCEGEEKFLDQKAYGKCSAVLVGPKQVLTAAHCIQNVQIACDRKSFIFDAREDLGSSNATQYFVKSQVYNCKKILAYNQSRDKTFDYALIELDRTVEGGRKPVEVEETKLEVSDEVYMIGHPNGFLSKYSYNGFVRDIDPLFYITNLDAFGGNSGGPVFSKESNKMVGLLIRGHDDFEWDTKAKCNRVVHCQEDGCDGEYVLKINAIIDDIEKARNN, from the coding sequence ATGAACAAATTAAAAGTATTATTTTCTATTACTTCACTTTTTATTTCATTCAATGCTTTTGCATATCTTACGCCAAGTATTTCAGATTTAATTGATAATATTGATAAGGCCATTTATGGTGATCTTGATATCGTTGATGTCAATGCAGGAACGTTAATGCATTCTCCTGTTGCAAAGATAAATGCTCACTCGAGTGCTATTGTTGTTAATCGTTGGAGTTTAAACGAAGTAATTAGCGGTAGGCTATTTTCTATAACCGGTTCTGATTTCACAAAGAATGCACGTCTTTGTGAGGGGGAAGAGAAGTTTCTTGACCAGAAAGCGTATGGAAAGTGTAGCGCTGTTCTTGTTGGGCCAAAGCAGGTTCTAACGGCCGCACATTGCATTCAAAATGTTCAAATCGCTTGTGATCGTAAAAGCTTTATCTTTGATGCACGTGAGGATCTTGGAAGTAGTAATGCAACTCAATACTTTGTGAAATCTCAGGTATATAACTGCAAGAAGATTCTTGCCTATAACCAAAGTCGCGATAAGACATTTGATTACGCACTAATTGAGCTAGATCGTACAGTTGAAGGTGGTAGAAAGCCTGTGGAAGTAGAAGAAACTAAACTTGAAGTTTCAGATGAAGTCTATATGATTGGTCATCCAAACGGTTTCTTATCAAAGTATTCTTATAATGGTTTTGTCAGAGATATTGATCCTTTATTTTATATCACTAATCTAGACGCTTTTGGTGGCAATAGCGGTGGGCCAGTATTTTCAAAAGAAAGTAATAAGATGGTTGGCCTTCTTATTCGTGGCCATGATGATTTTGAGTGGGATACTAAAGCTAAATGTAACCGCGTTGTTCACTGCCAAGAAGATGGTTGTGATGGGGAATACGTATTAAAAATCAATGCCATTATTGACGATATCGAAAAGGCCCGTAATAATTAA
- a CDS encoding TetR/AcrR family transcriptional regulator, giving the protein MTSNKSEEVHYRILNAVTKLEVAKGHLNWKIAEVAKEADVTRSLIYYYLGKEKDVILKEAVKYMIARIFNLSQENSVGIRERIKIVRKQIIQMPYLLALYMINKGAGNELSDIIVEAEAELFELLKKKYPNVDPREHLKIYLMELGVCLYRDVDDDTLDYIFSKYDSFEAK; this is encoded by the coding sequence ATGACAAGCAATAAAAGTGAAGAAGTACATTATCGAATTTTAAATGCAGTAACCAAATTAGAAGTTGCTAAGGGACACCTTAACTGGAAAATCGCCGAGGTGGCCAAAGAGGCCGATGTTACTCGCTCACTCATCTATTATTATTTAGGTAAGGAAAAGGATGTAATCCTTAAGGAAGCGGTTAAGTATATGATTGCTCGTATCTTTAACCTATCTCAGGAAAACTCTGTTGGAATTCGTGAGCGTATTAAAATAGTTAGAAAGCAAATCATTCAAATGCCATATCTGTTAGCACTTTATATGATCAATAAGGGTGCTGGTAATGAGTTGTCTGATATTATTGTGGAAGCCGAGGCCGAGTTATTTGAACTTCTAAAGAAGAAATATCCTAACGTTGATCCTCGTGAGCACTTAAAAATTTATCTTATGGAATTAGGGGTATGTCTTTACCGCGATGTGGATGATGATACTCTTGATTATATCTTTTCCAAATATGACAGCTTTGAAGCAAAGTAA